The stretch of DNA ctctttctctctctcacacacacacacacaatccctaACTCACGCAAATGCGTGCCCTCATGCTGAGGACTGATCCCATAAGTACTTATGCTTTCTCCTTTTAACTCTTGCTTTAACTGTCTGCTAGTCCTCACCGGAGCATGACGTGACACTGCAGGCTCCTGGTGGCTGAAGTCATCTCCATCCTGAAGAACGTGTCCAAGAGAAGGAGGATGGGATGGTTCTCCTGGAGAGTGATGAGGATACGGAGGATGTGTGAGCGCTTCTACTTGGCGTGCTTGTCTCCTGGCGGCCAGCAGGATGCGACAGTAGGTGAAGCAGATGGCCGTAGAGGGCAGGAAGAAGGTGAGAAAAGTGGCCACCAAGGCAAAGGGCAAGGTGACACTCAGACGACACTGCAAAGATGGGGTGCCAGAGTTGGACAGCTGGAAGTACGAAGGTGGGTAACTGGAGCTCAACTCTGGCACTGTGGCGTTGGCTGGGCTGTGGACCGTGTGGTCTTGAGGACGTCCCAGGCTGTGCCAGTCCATCTTTATTGGCAAAAAGGAAGTTAGGGCTGCCAAACCCCAAGCTCCACCTACAAGCAACAAAGCACGGGGCGGGGTCATACGCTGTTTGTAGCGCAAGGGAGAAATAATGAGGAGGTAGCGGTCCAAGCTGATCACGCACAAGTTAAGGATGGAGGCGCTGCAGCACATCACGTCGAAGCAGAGCCAAACGGGGCAAAAGCCTGGAGAAAGAACCCAGGTTCCAGACAGAACATTCAGCATGGCAGGTGGCATCACCACCAGAGCCACCATCAGGTCTGAAAAGAAGAGGGACACCAGAAAACAATTGGAGGTGCACCTCAATGACCGATGAGCGAAGACCAAAGCTATCAACAGGATGTTCCCACAAGCTGTCATCAGAATAATGAGGGACAGCATGACTGCTAGAAGCCACGGACCACTGCCACTGATGCTCCAAACATCACCGCCATAGAAACCGTCACTGAGGGTTCTGCTGAGGTTACGATCCACACCTGATGTTTCTGCCCAGGGCAGAATGGTACCACTCATTGTAGGAGCTGCCACTTGTTTCTGGACTTCTGGGCTTAATGATCCATGATTTCACAAGCACAAGAATTTCAAAGGTGCTATTGGAGTCCAGGTCTCCTGGCTAGGACTTAAGCCAAAGGATCTTCAGGAATTTTCACGTCACAGGTTGAAAACTAGCTCAGGTGAGGAACAGCGCAGTCCCTTTGTAATATTCCCCCTTCACTGGTGTTCTGAGAAGGttagtcctttttttttttttatcagttcaCCATATTTCACCCTGTGCTCTTGTAATCAGAAGCTGCAAGTCCATTCAGCTCAGGAAGGAGCAAAGTGGCAAAAATATTTCCCATGTCTGCCTTCTTCCAAGCTTAGCACCAGTATGAGCAATTCTGTTTCTGTCAGCGTGTTTCAAAGCTGCGTGTCATGATGACACTCAATTGGGGGAGGGCAAGAGAGGTGGGCtttattgtatgtgtgtgagtgtgagtgtgtgtgtgagcgagaagGATACTGTGAGAAAAAAAGATTGGGATCGTTGTAGTTACAGCACctgaaaaatgattaaaagtGCAGAAATTTAGCAGTCAATTGTTTCTTTTGTGTTTCCTTTAAAAGATTAATTTTCTTGTTCTGTCTTTCTCTATTGTGTTTTTGATGGTGTCACCATTTTCACAAGTGCTCTACAGGTACCACAGTTTGCGTGCTTTTCCTCTCAACTCCTCAGTCCTCATAATCCCTCTGCTTTCCACTCCAGTGTGCCTTCCAGCTCGGCTCACTGCTGCCGAGAACAGAACGTGTCTGAGTATCACACTCTTAATGCATGCTTATGCACATTCACAGGCAATGCTAATTGGGATTTAGTGGAGAAGTGccatcaaaaaataaattatatatatattatacacacacacacacacacatttagttGCATTCACTTCTTTAGGCAAAGCAGTGTTTATGTCACTTaagtaaaaatgtgtatttttcatttgcatattcattTGGTTATTATTAGTTTTCCTTTGAACTTAATTCTTTCATATACTTGTTCACATTATCCTATTCAGCATccaggcacaaggcaggaatacagccTTGGGTAGGATGTGAGTCCATCAcagcatcacacagtcactctttctctcacatacACCCATATGGACATAATAAGAACAACCTATCAGCATGATTTTGGATTGGGGGGTGGAAGAAACCCATTCAGCCATAGGAGAgtataccatccatccattatctgtaagcgcttatccaattcaaggtcacggtgggtccagagcctatctggaatcattgggcgcaaggcgggaatac from Hoplias malabaricus isolate fHopMal1 chromosome 5, fHopMal1.hap1, whole genome shotgun sequence encodes:
- the htr6 gene encoding 5-hydroxytryptamine receptor 6, which codes for MSGTILPWAETSGVDRNLSRTLSDGFYGGDVWSISGSGPWLLAVMLSLIILMTACGNILLIALVFAHRSLRCTSNCFLVSLFFSDLMVALVVMPPAMLNVLSGTWVLSPGFCPVWLCFDVMCCSASILNLCVISLDRYLLIISPLRYKQRMTPPRALLLVGGAWGLAALTSFLPIKMDWHSLGRPQDHTVHSPANATVPELSSSYPPSYFQLSNSGTPSLQCRLSVTLPFALVATFLTFFLPSTAICFTYCRILLAARRQARQVEALTHPPYPHHSPGEPSHPPSLGHVLQDGDDFSHQEPAVSRHAPLSVNSERRLAHRQGKRALKASLTLGVLLGLFFSAWLPFFIANLAQAVCECIPPSLFDAITWLGYCNSTMNPIIYPLFMRDFKRALSRLWSCCSSSHIPRRPSPPLSLSLRNSGEPQLPTEPPSLISDPPQPPATATDAVNLLDAEHAEIDLPLLLPNQVDTLD